Proteins from a single region of Oncorhynchus tshawytscha isolate Ot180627B linkage group LG03, Otsh_v2.0, whole genome shotgun sequence:
- the LOC112240932 gene encoding calsequestrin-2, with protein MRSLWLVLIMCLSLSLAPLVQTEKGLEFPRYDGNDRVININDKNYKKSMKKYSILCLLYHKPIPDGKELQKQHQMTEMVLELAAQVMEEKEIGFGMVDSHEDVKVAKKLGLVEEGSVYVFKGDRMIEFDGLLSADTLVEFLLDLLQEPVEVIGNTLELRAFDRMEEDIRLIGYFKNDDSEYYHAFKEAAEQFQPYIRFFATFEKSVAKELTLKMNEVDFYEPFMEEPVTVPDRPNSEEEIVAFVTEHRRPTLRKLRAEDMFETWEDDLEGIHVVAFAEEEDPDGYEFLELLKEVARDNTHHPGLSIIWIDPDDFPLLIPYWEKTFHVDLFKPQIGVVNVTDADSIWLEIDEQDLPTAQELEDWIEDVLSGKVNTEDDDDDDDNDDDDEDDEDDNDDDDDDDDEDDEDDIDDDDEDDNDDDDDEDDDDDE; from the exons ATGCGTTCTCTGTGGCTGGTTCTGATCATgtgcctgtccctgtccctggcgCCCCTCGTCCAGACCGAGAAGGGCCTGGAGTTCCCTCGCTATGACGGGAACGACAGGGTCATCAACATCAATGACAAGAACTACAAGAAGTCTATGAAGAAGTACAGCATTCTCTGTCTGCTGTACCACAAACCCATCCCTGACGGCAAGGAGCTGCAGAAACAACACCAGATGACTGAGATGGTGCTGGAG CTTGCTGCCCAGGTTATGGAGGAAAAGGAGATTGGGTTTGGAATGGTTGACTCCCACGAAGACGTCAAGGTTGCCAAGAAGCTGG GCCTGGTGGAAGAGGGAAGTGTGTACGTGTTCAAGGGAGACCGTATGATTGAGTTTGATGGCCTGCTCTCTGCAGACACCCTGGTGGAGTTCCTACTAGAC ctgttgCAGGAGCCCGTGGAGGTGATAGGAAATACTCTGGAGCTGAGGGCCTTCGACAGGATGGAGGAAGACATCCGCCTTATTGGCTACTTCAAAAACGACGATTCAGAAT ACTACCATGCATTCAAGGAGGCTGCAGAGCAGTTCCAGCCCTACATCAGATTCTTCGCTACCTTTGAGAAATCT GTGGCCAAGGAGCTGACCCTGAAGATGAACGAGGTGGATTTCTACGAGCCCTTCATGGAGGAGCCTGTCACTGTCCCTGACAGGCCTAACTCTGAGGAGGAGATCGTGGCCTTCGTCACTGAACACAGGAG ACCAACACTGAGAAAACTGCGTGCTGAGGACATGTTTGAGACCTGG GAGGACGATTTGGAGGGGATCCATGTGGTGGCCTTCGCAGAGGAGGAGGACCCTG ATGGTTATGAGTTCCTGGAGCTGTTGAAGGAGGTGGCCAGAGACAATACCCACCACCCTGGTCTCAGCATCATCTGGATCGACCCTGATGACTTCCCCCTG ctGATCCCCTACTGGGAGAAGACCTTCCACGTGGACCTGTTCAAGCCTCAGATCGGAGTGGTCAACGTTACTGAT GCTGACAGCATCTGGCTGGAGATAGACGAACAGGACCTGCCCACAGCCCAGGAGCTGGAGGATTGGATAGAGGACGTCCTGTCTGGCAAGGTCAACAccgaggatgatgatgatgatgatgacaacgATGATGATGACGAAGATGACGAAGACGataacgatgatgatgatgatgatgatgatgaagatgacgaAGATGATATCGATGATGACGATGAAGATGATAACGATGATGACGACGACgaagatgatgacgatgatgaatAA
- the LOC112245947 gene encoding LOW QUALITY PROTEIN: potassium voltage-gated channel subfamily E member 2-like (The sequence of the model RefSeq protein was modified relative to this genomic sequence to represent the inferred CDS: deleted 1 base in 1 codon) has product MLPNWSNMTLHLVDYLTHALGRYLDNWSRNSSKAEQALDNTLAEENFSNVVWYLTVMIGMFAFIVMAILVSTVKLKQRKHSDDPYHKYIEEDWTAQLQEQSNVINNPTAN; this is encoded by the exons ATGCTACCTAATTGGTCAAACATGACCCTCCACCTGGTGGACTATCTGACCCATGCCCTAGGCCGTTACCTTGACAACTGGAGCCGGAACTCCTCAAAGGCAGAACAGGCTCTGGACAACACTCTGGCAGAGGAGAACTTCAGTAACGTCGTTTGGTACCTGACAGTGATGATCGGAATGTTTGCCTTCATCGTCATGGCGATCCTGGTGAGCACGGTGAAGTTGAAGCAGCGCAAGCATTCGGACGACCCCTACCACAAATACATTGAAGAGGACTGGACT GCCCAACTTCAAGAGCAGAGCAACGTCATAAACAACCCCACAGCCAACTAA